The genomic DNA CGATTGAAAACATGCGTAAAAGCGGTGCTGCTAAAGCGGCTAAGAAAGCTGGTAATATCGCTGCTGAAGGCGCAATTATCATCAAAGAAGGTGCTGGTTTTGCAGCCCTATTAGAAGTTAACTGTCAAACTGACTTCGTTGCTAAAGATGCAAGCTTTACTGCATTTGCCAATAAAGTTGCAGAAGCTGCCGCTGCTGAAAAAACTGACATCGAAACTTTGAAAGCCAACTTCGAAGAAGAGCGTGTTCAACTAGTTGCTAAAATTGGTGAAAATATCTCTATTCGTCGCGTTGAATACTTAGATGGTGCTTCTATTGCATCTTACCGTCACGGTGAGCGTATTGGTGTTGCCGTAACTGGTGACGCTGATGCTGAAACACTTAAGCATGTAGCAATGCACGTAGCGGCCTCTAAGCCTGAGTTTTTAT from Agarivorans gilvus includes the following:
- the tsf gene encoding translation elongation factor Ts, with translation MAITAALVKELRERTGAGMMDCKKALTETDGDIELAIENMRKSGAAKAAKKAGNIAAEGAIIIKEGAGFAALLEVNCQTDFVAKDASFTAFANKVAEAAAAEKTDIETLKANFEEERVQLVAKIGENISIRRVEYLDGASIASYRHGERIGVAVTGDADAETLKHVAMHVAASKPEFLSPEDVPADVVEKEKKLQIEIAMNEGKPAEIAEKMVTGRMKKFTGEISLTGQPFIMEPKKTVGAMLKEKGASVAGFIRLEVGEGIEKKEEDFAAEVAAQIAAAKK